The following nucleotide sequence is from Flavimarina sp. Hel_I_48.
TTAAACTGAGTGATAGGCTCCTGTAAAGTAGGATCTGATATACTCACGGAGCCCGGAATAAGGGCATATTGGTTGTCAGGTTTATTTAAGTAAGGCTCTACGGAATTTAATACATCAATCTTTATCTCCAGTTCTGCCAGTTGTTTATTATAATCTGTGGCCTCTTCCAGATACATGGATGCTTCTGAACTTACGTCGGTAAGTTCATTTTCTCTTTTGAATTCTTCAACATTTTTCTCAACACCAGTTAAATCTGAAGCAATGTAATCCAGCCGCTCATCTATAAATTTAACAGTATTAGCCGCTATTTGATTTTTATCTTCAACATCTTCTTTATTGTATTCTTCAATAAGCTTGTTTATAACATCTTTGCCTTTTGCTGCAATAGCACTTTCAAGGCTTATAACTAATATCGCGGCATCTTCATTAACCAGTTCAATCTCTATTTTTTTATTGTACGCTTGCGCCAGTTTAGGAATATCATTAAAATGAACACTAATATTTTTCTTCTCTTCTTTTACCCTAAGGATATCGGTTAACGCCAGAACGGAAAACACACCGTATGTTCTTGCAATTTCCTCACCAAAAGAATACTTTTCCCATTTAGTAATATCGCCGTCTTCATTAAGTTCACCCAGTTGAAAAGATTTATTATTAGCAAGCCGAATAACCAGTTCTTTTTCATATGCGGTAGAATCGAGGTTTGTTACCACCATTCGTATGGGTAACTCCCTACCATAAATCTCCTGATCTTTAATAGTGCCTTCAAGAAAATAACTACAATACAAAGAAAGATCCTGTAAAACATGCTCCATCAAGACTTGTGATTTTAAAACCTCTATCTCATTGAGTACGTTTTTAGAAGAATTAAAAATTCCCAAATCACTAAAAACCGTGTTACTGCCTAGATCAGGACCTTTTGTATCATCTTTAATTAATAGTTTACTGGTGATAGCATATTGCGGTGTGGTATAACGTAAATATAGAAATGCCAGAGATACTAATAATAGCGATGCAATGGCAAACCAGTACCAGTTGTTACGATAGTTTAAAAAGATTTTTTTTAAATCTATTTGATCATTTTTTTTATCCTCAATTTCAGAAACAATATTGAGTAATTCTTTTTCTGTCATTTTTTTATAATTAAATTCTGCTTACAAGAACAACAATTACAGTTAAGATAGAAGTTGCAATAGCCCAAAACTGCGTGTTTGTACTCGCTTGAATACCTTTAGCTTTATCTGGCTCTACATAGACCACATCATTAGGCTGTAGATAAAAATAAGATGATGTCAGCACATCTTTTTTATTAAGGTTTAGGCGTTTTAAATTAAGCATTCCATTTTCTTTTCTCATAACCAGCACATTGTCCCTTTTTCCAAAAGCAGTCATATCGCCCGCCATTCCCAAAGCCTGAAAGATGGTTATCTGTTCTGAAGGAATGGTAAAGGTATCAGGGCGATTAACTTCTCCCACCACAGTAATTCTATAATTTAAATATCGAATATTTATGATGGGATCTTTAACCACCTTTACCAATTTATCTATTAAAAGATTTTTAGCCTCATTTCTTGTAAGTCCGCCAACTTTAACCAGGCCAATTACAGGAAAATCGATGTTGCCATTAGTATCTACTAAGTAGCCTTCCCGATATAGATTTGACCGTGTATTGCGATAATCTAACGTAGAACCTTGCTCAATTACTTCGCCGGTATTAAATAGGGCATTTGCTTCGGGGTTTATAGTAGTGACAGTTATACTTAAAATATCATCCGGACGAATTTTAGCCTCACGGACTTCAGGCAGTGGTTCAGAAATTTCATCTCTATTTTCAATGTCACTAAAATAAGCAAGGTTTCGACTGCGACAAGAACTGAAAATCGTAAACAGTATTAAACAAAAAATAATTTTCTTCATTAAGATTGTGATATTTGTTTTTTATTAATTTCCAATTCTAAAAACCGATTGACGGTTTATTTTATTCCACCTTTTAAATTATCAGAAGCCTTTGCTCACAGTTGATAATTGCCCAATTCCTCCAGTTATAAGGACATTCCTGATTAATAAAGGTTTTTGTAGTAATCAAAAAATTGAGAATCCTTAAATAGCGGTTGTTTCTTATCTTTATCGGAAAGTAAAATGGCATCTGTACTCAACTTCCAATCAATATTCAAATTTGGGTCATTAAAAAAAATTCCCGAATCGTGCGATGCCATATAATAATTATCACATTTATAAGCAAAAGTCGCATGTTCAGAAAGTACGACAAATCCATGCGCAAAACCTTTTGGGATAAAAAGTTGCCATTTATTTTCGCCACTTAGTTCAACCTTCACGCTTTTCCCAAAATGAGGTGATCCTTTTCTCATATCTAATGCCACATCCAAAACTTTTCCCTGCATGACACGTACTAATTTGGATTGGGTATAGGGATGGTTCTGGAAATGCAGTCCACGTAAAACTCCAAAATTTGATTTTGATTCATTATCCTGACAAAAATCGACATCAAAACCTAAAAATTCGTTCAATTTATCCTGACGGAAGGTTTCCATAAAATATCCTCGGTCGTCGCCAAATATATTTGGTTTGCAAAGTATGACATCAGGAATAGCGCATCTTTCAAATTTCATCTTATCGTTTTGTTTGAGCACGTTTGATTAGATATTGGCCATAGCCTGTTTTCTTTAAAGGTTCTGCAAGTTTTATTAATTGATCACTTGAAATGTAACCCATTTCAAAAGCTATTTCTTCAATACACGCTACTTTAAGACCCTGTCTTTTTTCTATGGTATGTATAAAATTTGAGGCTTCAAGCATAGAATCGTGTGTGCCCGTGTCAAGCCATGCATACCCACGCCCCATAAGTTCTACCTGTAGGTTTTTTTTACTTAGATAAGCTTCATTCACCGAAGTTATCTCCAGTTCGCCGCGCGCACTGGGTTTAATACCTTTAGCTATTTCAATGACAGAATTTGGATAAAAGTAAAGGCCTACCACGGCAAAATTACTTTTGGGATCTTCCGGTTTCTCATCTATACTCAAAACTTTCCCCTCGGAATCAAATTCAACCACTCCGTACCTCTCGGGATCGGTGACATAATAGCCAAAAACAGTTGCTTTATTTTCAATGTCAACATTTTTTACAGATTTTCTAATAATATCCGTTAATCCATGCCCATAAAAAATATTGTCGCCTAAAACCAAACATACGGAATCATTACCTATAAAATCTTCACCTATAATAAAAGCCTGTGCGAGACCGTCTGGAGACGGTTGTTCTTTATATTCAAAATTCATCCCTATATCCTCTCCTGATCCTAAGAGTTTTTCAAAATTAGGTAGGTCTTCAGGAGTAGAAATAATAAGAACTTCCTTAATTCCCGCAAGCATGAGTACAGACAGTGGATAGTAAACCATAGGCTTATCATACACATTGAGCAATTGTTTAGAGACTCCTTTGGTTATAGGATAAAGCCGTGTACCTGAGCCTCCCGCAAGGATGATACCTTTCATAGGATATAAATTTTTGTATTGAATGAACTACGGTATTAAATTTTGTATTTCAAAATCATCATAGACATAAAAAGGGGCAATTCATTTATGGTTACTCGCCAATAGAAGCATTAATATGCTTTTTCTTCTCCATAAAGAATATTCTTTACAGTTTGGGCAATAATCTGTATATCAAAAAGGAGCGACCATTTTTCCAAATAAAAAATATCAAGCCGGACTCTGTTAACAATATCGGCCTTTGTTACAATTTCCCCACGAAAACCTTTAACCTGAGCAAGCCCTGTTATTCCAGGCTTTACAAAATGACGTACCAAATATTTATCTACCGATACCTGATACTCTCCGGTTTGCAACTCCATATGCGGTCTGGGTCCTACCACACTCATGTGCCCCACGAACACATTAAAAAATTGGGGCAATTCATCCAGGCTTGTTTTTCGTAAAAATTGCCCCATGCGTGTTACTCTTCTATCACTAAGGGAGGCCATTGTTTTATTTGCATGATTGCTCGTAGTCATAGATCGAAATTTGTAACACCAGAAAACTTTTCGGTTAACTCCGTGTCGCTTTTGTTTAAAAAAAAGATCCCCTTTTGAATCCAGCTTGATTAGAATAAACATTAACGGAGTGATCCAGGAGAGTACAAAAACAAGCACGAGAAAGGAAAAGACAACATCAAAGGATCTCTTTGCTATTCTGTGATACTCTTTTTCCAAAGGAAGCAATCTTAAATTCAATACTGGTACAGTGCCATAATGTTCAATAGACATTGCTCTTGTAAAAACTTCCTTATTGTCAGGTATGATTTTTAATTTCTTGAGATTATTATCGGCAAAATCAATCAACGCTTTCAATTCTTCTCGTTGTAATTGTGATACCGTACAGTAAATTTCATCTATGCCGTTATTCTTTATATAATCCAAAGAATCTTTAAAGGTACCCAGATAGGTGGGACTCGCAGAATGCTGGTTTGCGAAATAACCTTTATAGCGATAACCCAGATCTGGCTCATCAAACACTTCGCGTAATTTTTTAAGATTTTGGTCTCGGCCTATGACCACCACATTGATAAAATTTCCTCCTACGAGTCTATATTTACTTCGGATATAATAAAATGCGGCCCTACTGACTAATAAACAAAAACAAATAATGCCAAATACATAAAGTTGTTCTTGCAATAAAGATGATTCAAACTGACGTAAAGCAAAGAATGCAAAATAGGAAAGACCATAGACAATATATAACTGAAAAAGTTTATGAATATTAGTCAGAAAACGCTCTTTTCGGGCTGTAGGATAATAATTAAAACTATAGGCAATCACCAGCCAGGAGATATTATAGTAACCAATATTTAAAACATCAAGGTAGGTTTTAGGCGTTAAATTATAAAGCACGGCATTAATGATTGTTAAATGCACGAGTATAGATATCGGTATGATAAGATAAGATCCCTTCACCATTGAGAAATTTTAGATCTTACATTAAATATATTCATTAGTCAAAAGCTTTATTGCTTGATTACTATAATGAAAATAGAACAGCGGAAAAAATTTAATACTGTCTTTTAAACGTATATAAATAACCTATCTTTCAGTTTGGAAATAGCTGCAATTTTGCTATTTCAATTCTGCAAAAGGATGTTTTAGATTGAAGAAAATTATGAGAATTATATACGGCTTCGCCACATAAGTCACATCTGTAAATGGAAACTTATGTTTATATTTTAAAATTCTTTTCCGTAAATGAGAAATAGATGTGATTTCCCAGTTTTTCTAAGGAAAGTTGGCTAAATTGATTAAATGTTACCTAAAACATAGGTGACAATTGCCAATTATAGTGATCTCTTTTATTCACTTATCGATTAAATACATGATTTCATCTATAGCCAAAAGGTATCTGGCGAAATCTTAGTTTATCTAATTTATTGTTGATAATTATTATATCATTTGACATTTGGTTAATCTCATACTCTTTAAGCAAATTCTCTGACATTGACCTGTACAACGACTCCCAACTCTTTAAGGATCATTCTTATGGTCGCTTTGCCCACCTTTTGTATCTGTGCTTCTCTACCTTTTAAGACACCCTTATTAATAGTGATTCTGTCTCCAGCTTTATACTGTGATATAGCTACATCATCTATTTCATCACTTTCAAGCCAGTCTTTTAACGTGGCTATTTCCTTCTCGCGTACGATGGCTGGTTTGCCCAGCCAGAAGAGATAACGCACCACTCCAGGTACGTCAAAGACGAGACTACGTTCTTTTTCTGATAATTTGACGAAGACATATGAGGTAAATAAAGGAATATCAACTTGCTTTTTTCTATCGCTCCATTGTCTGGTTTCTTTGCGACAAGGTGCATAAGCTTCAACGTCCAAGTCTGAAAGTTGCTCACATACCTTAATTTCCTGTTTGGGTTTTACATAGACTACAAACCAATTCATAAAATTTGGGGTTTTAGGGGTTTTATAATAAATCCAAAACATAGCGGAGTTATTTATAAGTGCGAAAATTATATATATTTTAAGTATTAGAAATAGGAAAAGTTAAAAAATTCAATATTTTTCGACAAAACCATCAATAGGAAGGATAAATGGTTTTGTAGGTAAAATACTATTTATTCAATTAATCTAAATAGCAAAAACCACTTAAGTAAGTGGTTTTTGTTATTAGAAAAATCTTACCTCACTTTACACCCCGCTAAAGGCATTAAACCCTCCATCTACCGGAATCACGGTACCGGTAACAAATGCTGAGCCGCTTCCGGCCAACCACAAAGCTACCCCTTGTAATTCTTCAGGTTTACCGAAGCGCTTCATGGGTGTTTGTGCCGTAATGGTATTTCCGCGGTCTGTGAGTGAACCATCTGGCTGCAGCAAAAGATCCCGATTCTGATCTCCCACAAAAAACCCTGGTGCAATGGCATTTACCCTAAGACCATCGCCATATTTCTGTGCCATTTCAACAGCTAGCCATTTTGTAAAATTATCAATTCCCGCTTTTGCGGCAGAATAACCTACCACACGGGTAATCGCACTCTGCGCGGCCATTGAGGATATATTAATAATACTTCCTTTCTTGTGTTCCGCCAGGATCTCTCCAAATATAAAACTTGGTAACACCGTTCCCTTTAGGTTGAGATCTGTAACAGCGCTAAAGTCATCTAGTGAAAGGTCAAAAAACGTCTGCTCTGGACCAATTGTGGCTCCTTTGCGGTTGCCACCGGCCGCATTAACCAGAATATCAAGTCCTCCCCACTGCTTTAGTAATTTATCTTTTGCAAGATTTAGGGACTTTTTGTCAAGAACGTCTGCAACCAGTGCTAAGGCTTCCCCTCCATTTTTTTCAATCTTTTGAACAGCTTCGTTTACCGTTTCTTCTGTCCTTCCAAGAATCGCAACTTTTACATCCTCTGCTGCAAGTCCGTCTGCGATGGCACCTCCTAAAACTCCGTTACCACCGGTGATCAACGCTATTTTGCCTTGTAAATCAAACATTCTTTAATTTTCTATTTGTTAATTAGTTGTTTTGCTAAAAATTATGCCTCGTTCCAGTCCGCGCAATTCTGCCAGTCCACGTAGTCGTCCTATAGCAGAATAACCGGGATACGTTGTTTTACTCAAGTCATCAAGCATTTGGTGCCCGTGATCTGGTCGCATGGGAAGGGGTTTTCTATTGTGTTTTTGCTGATTCTCGTAAAAAGCATTAACCAGTTTTTCCATACCGGCACTGCCTTCTAAGTGATCCGCTTCATAAAACTGAACATCAGAATCGTGATGCACAGACCGTAAATGGACAAAATGAATACGCTCATAAAAACGGTTTATAAGTTCCACCAGATCGTTTTTTTGTGAAGCACCCAGACTACCGCTACAAAAAGTAAGTCCATTTGCCGTTTGAGGTACGGCTTCAAAAATTTCAGTTAAGTCTGCCGCATTGCCCACCACTCGAGGTAATCCAAAAACAGACCACGGTGGATCGTCTGGATGAATGGCCAGATCAACGCCAAGGTCATGCACTATGGGAATAACTTTCCGGAGAAAATAAATCAGGTTTTCCCTTAATTTTTCGGCAGAAATGCCTGAATAATCCGCTAGGCCTTTTTTCAGTTTTTCCAGGGTGAATCCCTTTTGATCACCAGGAAGTGCCATTAATAGGCTATTTTTCAGAATTTCAAGTTCCTCTTGTTTTATATTTTTAAACTTTACTTCGGCTTGCTGTAGAATTTCTGGGCTATAGCTCTCTTCTGCTCCTTCCCTCTTTAATATATATCTGTCAAATATAGCGAGATCAATAGCATTGTAACACAAGGCTTTGCTACCATCTCCTAGCTGGTAGCTTACATTGGTACGCAACCAGTCAAGTACGGGCATAAAATTGTAGCAAATAGTCTTTACGCCACAAGCTGCCAGGTTTTCAAGGCTTGTAATGTAATTATCTATATAGAGGTCGCGATCTTCCCTACCCTGTTTGATATGCTCATGAACGGGCAGGCTTTCCACCACATTCCAGTGCAACTCAAAAGGCAATTCAGTATTGCTATTGTCAAGTAGTTCTATATGTTTCTTTATGGCAGCCACCGGCCATACGTCTCCTACCGGTATATCATGCAGCGAAGTTACCACCCCGTGGGCCCCGGCTTGTTTTATGTCTGAAAGGGATACGGAATCTTTAGGCCCGTACCACCGCCAACTTTGTTCAAAAATCATAGTTGTTGCTATATCGTTATATTATTTTCAGTCTAAAATATCAATTATTGAACGTTTACGTTCATCTTTATAGAGAAATCTTTAAAATAGGTTCTTAGTACTCCCTCAGGTCATTTAATTAGTATCTTTTTATTGAGAGTCAAGGATTATTTCGAAAGAGAACATGAACGGATCGTGAGGGGATAATTTTCAAATAAAAATCATTTTTGATCCTTAGCTAACAAACCTTTCCAACATTTTCCAATTTTATTTTTCATAGCTTCTTCTTAGTCCAAACTCATAAACATGGGCAGTGCATTTTTCCTATCTTTAGCGCTTTAAAAACCATAACTATGATAAAAAAATCCCTTCTTGTTGTAACGTTGATTGCCAGCTGCATATCCTGCAATACTAAATCAACCGATACGACTGACACGCGTGCCGTAAGCGTAAAATTTGATTCCATTCTGGAAAATTATTACGAAGACGGACTAAAACTCAACCCCATCAACGCCACAACTTCTGGCGATATGCGCTTCAATGATCAATTCCCTAATTTTCTTTCTGAAAATTACCGGGATAGTCTCAAAAGCTATTATGAGCGCTATCAAGATGCAGCGCAGGACATAGATAAATCCGCATTAAGTGCTACCGAGCAACTTTCTCAAAAAATCCTATTGTGGGAATGTGAATTAAACCTAGAGACCCTTACGTTTGACAAAGATAAATACATGCCTATAGATCAAATGTGGTCTGTAAACTTGTTTATGGGACAGCTTGCCAGCGGTGCGGGTTCTCAGCCTTTTAAAACCGTACAGGATTATGAAAACTGGCTCAACCGCGTAGATGGCTTTCTGGAATGGCTCAACACTGCGGAAGCCAATATGCGCAAAGGAATGGAAAAAGGTTATGTACTGCCTCAATCGCTTATCAG
It contains:
- a CDS encoding exopolysaccharide biosynthesis polyprenyl glycosylphosphotransferase, which produces MVKGSYLIIPISILVHLTIINAVLYNLTPKTYLDVLNIGYYNISWLVIAYSFNYYPTARKERFLTNIHKLFQLYIVYGLSYFAFFALRQFESSLLQEQLYVFGIICFCLLVSRAAFYYIRSKYRLVGGNFINVVVIGRDQNLKKLREVFDEPDLGYRYKGYFANQHSASPTYLGTFKDSLDYIKNNGIDEIYCTVSQLQREELKALIDFADNNLKKLKIIPDNKEVFTRAMSIEHYGTVPVLNLRLLPLEKEYHRIAKRSFDVVFSFLVLVFVLSWITPLMFILIKLDSKGDLFFKQKRHGVNRKVFWCYKFRSMTTSNHANKTMASLSDRRVTRMGQFLRKTSLDELPQFFNVFVGHMSVVGPRPHMELQTGEYQVSVDKYLVRHFVKPGITGLAQVKGFRGEIVTKADIVNRVRLDIFYLEKWSLLFDIQIIAQTVKNILYGEEKAY
- a CDS encoding UpxY family transcription antiterminator → MFWIYYKTPKTPNFMNWFVVYVKPKQEIKVCEQLSDLDVEAYAPCRKETRQWSDRKKQVDIPLFTSYVFVKLSEKERSLVFDVPGVVRYLFWLGKPAIVREKEIATLKDWLESDEIDDVAISQYKAGDRITINKGVLKGREAQIQKVGKATIRMILKELGVVVQVNVREFA
- the rfbA gene encoding glucose-1-phosphate thymidylyltransferase RfbA; translated protein: MKGIILAGGSGTRLYPITKGVSKQLLNVYDKPMVYYPLSVLMLAGIKEVLIISTPEDLPNFEKLLGSGEDIGMNFEYKEQPSPDGLAQAFIIGEDFIGNDSVCLVLGDNIFYGHGLTDIIRKSVKNVDIENKATVFGYYVTDPERYGVVEFDSEGKVLSIDEKPEDPKSNFAVVGLYFYPNSVIEIAKGIKPSARGELEITSVNEAYLSKKNLQVELMGRGYAWLDTGTHDSMLEASNFIHTIEKRQGLKVACIEEIAFEMGYISSDQLIKLAEPLKKTGYGQYLIKRAQTKR
- the rfbC gene encoding dTDP-4-dehydrorhamnose 3,5-epimerase; this translates as MKFERCAIPDVILCKPNIFGDDRGYFMETFRQDKLNEFLGFDVDFCQDNESKSNFGVLRGLHFQNHPYTQSKLVRVMQGKVLDVALDMRKGSPHFGKSVKVELSGENKWQLFIPKGFAHGFVVLSEHATFAYKCDNYYMASHDSGIFFNDPNLNIDWKLSTDAILLSDKDKKQPLFKDSQFFDYYKNLY
- a CDS encoding polysaccharide biosynthesis/export family protein, producing MKKIIFCLILFTIFSSCRSRNLAYFSDIENRDEISEPLPEVREAKIRPDDILSITVTTINPEANALFNTGEVIEQGSTLDYRNTRSNLYREGYLVDTNGNIDFPVIGLVKVGGLTRNEAKNLLIDKLVKVVKDPIINIRYLNYRITVVGEVNRPDTFTIPSEQITIFQALGMAGDMTAFGKRDNVLVMRKENGMLNLKRLNLNKKDVLTSSYFYLQPNDVVYVEPDKAKGIQASTNTQFWAIATSILTVIVVLVSRI
- the uxuA gene encoding mannonate dehydratase; the encoded protein is MIFEQSWRWYGPKDSVSLSDIKQAGAHGVVTSLHDIPVGDVWPVAAIKKHIELLDNSNTELPFELHWNVVESLPVHEHIKQGREDRDLYIDNYITSLENLAACGVKTICYNFMPVLDWLRTNVSYQLGDGSKALCYNAIDLAIFDRYILKREGAEESYSPEILQQAEVKFKNIKQEELEILKNSLLMALPGDQKGFTLEKLKKGLADYSGISAEKLRENLIYFLRKVIPIVHDLGVDLAIHPDDPPWSVFGLPRVVGNAADLTEIFEAVPQTANGLTFCSGSLGASQKNDLVELINRFYERIHFVHLRSVHHDSDVQFYEADHLEGSAGMEKLVNAFYENQQKHNRKPLPMRPDHGHQMLDDLSKTTYPGYSAIGRLRGLAELRGLERGIIFSKTTN
- a CDS encoding SDR family oxidoreductase, with translation MFDLQGKIALITGGNGVLGGAIADGLAAEDVKVAILGRTEETVNEAVQKIEKNGGEALALVADVLDKKSLNLAKDKLLKQWGGLDILVNAAGGNRKGATIGPEQTFFDLSLDDFSAVTDLNLKGTVLPSFIFGEILAEHKKGSIINISSMAAQSAITRVVGYSAAKAGIDNFTKWLAVEMAQKYGDGLRVNAIAPGFFVGDQNRDLLLQPDGSLTDRGNTITAQTPMKRFGKPEELQGVALWLAGSGSAFVTGTVIPVDGGFNAFSGV